In Stutzerimonas stutzeri, a genomic segment contains:
- the maiA gene encoding maleylacetoacetate isomerase, with protein MNSNETNQKAGSPTLKLYGYWRSSAAYRVRIALNLKGLAFDNLPVHLVKDGGQQHSVDYKTLNPQELVPLLVDGNERISQSLAILEYLEEVFPLPALLPHDPVDRARVRALALHIACDLHPLNNLRVLQYLSGPLGIADEAKQQWIRHWIATGLAGVEQGLAAFDGKLSLGRRPGYLEACLVPQVYNARRFSCDLGAYPRILQMTEQCETLEAFANAAPEVQPDAQ; from the coding sequence ATGAATAGCAACGAGACGAACCAAAAAGCCGGCTCACCCACGCTGAAGCTCTACGGTTATTGGCGCTCCAGCGCCGCCTACCGGGTGCGCATCGCGCTGAACCTCAAAGGGCTCGCCTTCGACAATCTGCCCGTGCATCTGGTCAAGGATGGCGGCCAGCAGCATTCGGTCGATTACAAGACGCTCAACCCGCAGGAACTGGTGCCTTTGCTGGTCGATGGCAACGAGCGCATCAGCCAATCGCTGGCGATCCTCGAATACCTGGAGGAAGTCTTTCCGCTTCCGGCCCTGCTGCCGCACGACCCGGTCGATCGTGCGCGGGTGCGGGCACTGGCGCTGCACATCGCCTGCGACCTGCATCCGCTGAACAACCTGCGGGTGCTGCAATACCTCAGCGGCCCGCTGGGCATCGCGGATGAGGCGAAGCAACAGTGGATCCGTCACTGGATCGCCACGGGTCTGGCCGGCGTCGAGCAGGGGCTCGCCGCGTTCGACGGCAAGCTGTCACTCGGCAGACGGCCGGGTTATCTGGAGGCATGCCTGGTTCCACAGGTATACAATGCGCGCCGTTTTTCCTGTGACCTCGGCGCCTACCCGCGCATTTTGCAGATGACCGAGCAGTGCGAAACCCTCGAAGCATTTGCCAATGCCGCTCCGGAGGTGCAGCCCGACGCTCAATGA
- the hppD gene encoding 4-hydroxyphenylpyruvate dioxygenase yields the protein MNAVTKIEQHNPIGTDGFEFVEFTAPNAEGIEQLRQLFNQMGFTETAKHRSKEVWLFQQNDINVVLNGSPTGHVHAFAEKHGPSACAMAFRVKNATQAAAYVESQGAKLVGSHANFGELNIPCVEGIGGSLLYLVDRYGDKSIYDVDFEFIEGRTPNDNAVGLMCIDHLTHNVMRGQMDVWSGFYERIANFREIRYFDIEGKLTGLFSRAMTAPCGKIRIPINESADDKSQIEEFIREYHGEGIQHIALSTDDIYATVRRLRANGVDFMRTPDTYYEKVDTRVAGHGEPTDVLRELNLLIDGAPGTGKSGDDGILLQIFTDTVIGPIFFEIIQRKGNQGFGEGNFKALFESIEEDQVRRGVISGE from the coding sequence ATGAACGCCGTGACCAAGATCGAACAGCACAACCCTATCGGTACCGACGGCTTCGAGTTCGTCGAATTCACTGCGCCGAATGCCGAGGGTATCGAGCAGCTGCGTCAGCTGTTCAACCAGATGGGCTTCACCGAAACGGCCAAGCACCGCTCCAAGGAGGTCTGGCTGTTCCAGCAGAATGACATCAACGTCGTCCTCAACGGCAGTCCCACCGGGCATGTCCATGCGTTCGCCGAGAAGCACGGGCCGAGTGCCTGTGCCATGGCGTTCCGGGTAAAGAATGCCACTCAGGCCGCCGCCTATGTCGAGTCCCAGGGCGCCAAGCTGGTCGGCAGCCACGCCAATTTCGGGGAGTTGAACATTCCCTGCGTTGAGGGCATTGGCGGTTCCTTGCTGTATCTCGTCGACCGCTACGGCGACAAGAGCATCTATGACGTGGACTTCGAGTTCATCGAGGGCCGTACGCCGAATGACAACGCCGTTGGCCTGATGTGCATCGATCATCTGACCCACAACGTCATGCGTGGGCAGATGGACGTCTGGTCCGGGTTCTACGAGCGCATCGCCAACTTTCGCGAGATCCGTTATTTCGATATCGAGGGCAAGCTCACCGGCCTGTTCTCCCGCGCCATGACCGCGCCGTGCGGCAAGATCCGTATCCCGATCAACGAGTCGGCCGACGATAAGTCGCAGATCGAAGAGTTCATCCGCGAGTACCACGGCGAGGGTATCCAGCACATCGCGCTGTCCACCGACGACATCTACGCCACGGTGCGTCGCCTGCGTGCCAATGGCGTGGATTTCATGCGCACGCCGGACACCTACTACGAGAAAGTCGACACCCGTGTCGCTGGCCACGGCGAGCCCACCGATGTGCTGCGCGAGCTGAACCTGTTGATCGATGGTGCTCCGGGCACTGGCAAATCAGGTGACGACGGCATCCTGCTGCAGATCTTCACCGACACGGTGATCGGCCCGATCTTCTTCGAGATCATCCAGCGCAAAGGCAACCAGGGTTTTGGCGAAGGCAACTTCAAGGCGCTGTTCGAGTCGATCGAGGAAGATCAGGTCCGTCGTGGTGTGATCAGCGGGGAGTAG
- a CDS encoding sodium-dependent transporter, translated as MTRETPKNLWLSRWGFILAATGSAVGLGNIWKFPYITGQYGGGAFVLMYLACILAIGIPVMMTEIAIGRRGRGSPIDAIGRAVRENGSSTLWKGVGGMAMAAGFLILCFYVVVAGWAFAYTVKMLDGSLAASSVDSLAQVFEAHNANPWQLGGWSVLVALLTLWIVAKGVQQGIENSVRWMMPGLAVMLLILVGYAFTSGGFDEGFSFLFSFDTSKLTGEALLAALGHAFFTLSLASGAILTYGSYIPDGQSITRTTFMVAIADTAVALLAGLAIFPIIFANGMDPTAGPGLIFMSLPLAFQQMPFGTLFGTLFFAMVSIAALTSAISMIEATVAYLNEKHGISRLKAAVGAGAVLLVISLLAMLSFNLMAGWTPLGKNFFDWLDYLTSRWMMPLGGIFIVVFAGYVLRSEIMREELDLPPLGYALWLFMVRYVCPVLITMVFLHALGWLGFDPLVRWYWIAGAIGALTILGEGLRPRVMPALAGR; from the coding sequence ATGACCCGTGAAACACCCAAGAACCTCTGGCTCTCCCGCTGGGGTTTCATCCTCGCCGCCACCGGCTCCGCCGTGGGCCTGGGCAATATCTGGAAATTCCCTTACATCACCGGGCAGTACGGCGGTGGCGCCTTCGTACTGATGTACCTGGCGTGCATCCTGGCCATCGGCATTCCGGTGATGATGACCGAGATCGCCATCGGCCGCCGCGGCCGTGGCAGCCCCATCGATGCGATCGGCCGCGCCGTGCGTGAGAACGGCAGCAGCACCCTGTGGAAGGGCGTCGGCGGCATGGCGATGGCGGCCGGTTTCCTGATTCTGTGCTTCTACGTGGTAGTAGCCGGCTGGGCCTTCGCCTATACGGTGAAGATGCTCGATGGCTCGCTCGCCGCCAGCTCCGTCGATAGCCTGGCGCAGGTATTCGAGGCGCATAACGCCAACCCCTGGCAGCTCGGTGGCTGGAGCGTGCTGGTGGCGTTGCTAACGTTGTGGATCGTCGCCAAGGGCGTGCAACAGGGCATCGAAAACTCGGTGCGCTGGATGATGCCAGGGCTGGCCGTGATGCTGCTGATCCTGGTGGGTTACGCCTTCACCAGCGGCGGTTTCGACGAGGGCTTCTCTTTCCTGTTCAGCTTCGACACCTCCAAGCTCACCGGTGAAGCGCTGCTGGCTGCGCTCGGCCACGCCTTCTTTACCCTCAGCCTGGCCTCCGGGGCGATCCTCACCTACGGTTCCTACATCCCCGACGGCCAATCCATCACCCGCACCACCTTCATGGTCGCCATCGCCGATACCGCGGTCGCGCTGCTGGCGGGTCTGGCGATCTTCCCGATCATTTTTGCCAACGGCATGGATCCGACCGCCGGCCCCGGCTTGATCTTCATGAGCCTGCCGCTGGCCTTCCAGCAGATGCCGTTCGGCACCCTGTTCGGCACCTTGTTCTTCGCCATGGTCTCGATCGCGGCACTGACCTCGGCCATCTCGATGATCGAGGCGACGGTCGCCTACCTCAACGAGAAGCACGGCATCAGTCGCCTTAAAGCCGCCGTCGGCGCCGGTGCGGTGCTGCTGGTGATCAGCTTGCTGGCCATGCTCTCGTTCAACCTGATGGCTGGCTGGACGCCGCTGGGCAAGAACTTCTTCGACTGGCTGGACTACCTGACCTCGCGCTGGATGATGCCGTTGGGTGGCATCTTCATCGTGGTCTTCGCCGGCTACGTGCTGCGCAGCGAGATCATGCGGGAGGAGCTCGACCTGCCGCCGCTGGGTTATGCGCTCTGGTTGTTCATGGTGCGTTACGTCTGCCCGGTGCTGATCACCATGGTGTTCCTGCACGCCCTCGGCTGGCTGGGCTTCGATCCGCTCGTGCGCTGGTACTGGATCGCCGGTGCCATCGGCGCGCTGACCATCCTCGGCGAGGGTCTGCGACCCCGGGTGATGCCGGCATTGGCCGGACGCTGA